The Nitrosococcus watsonii C-113 genome includes the window GGGCTAACGTATGAAATTGGTTTGGAAGAAGTTGCCGCATATAGTTATTGTCCCAAGCTGCTTTTTTCCGTTTTCTGCTTAATATTTATAATTTATCTCATGACGGCATTACTTAACCTCTGCTTAACTTTGCCTGCGCCTGGGGTCCTGTTTCCTTGAGCACAGGCTTTCCGGTAGAGACCGCCTGCATAATAATTTCCACGGCCTGATCTACGCCTCCTGCGCGCTGAATGGCCGTTTGGAGTCTACGGGCGTGCTTTCGGTAAGAATTGTGGGTCAGAACTTGAGCAATGGCCTGACGCAGCCGGGGGACACGCAGGCGTTTTAGGGGGACTACAACCCCCGCGCCGGTCCACGCTACCCGTGCCGCCACGCCAGGCTGATCGTTGGCAATGGGAATAGCGACCAGTGGCACCCCATTGCTTAAGGACTCTAACGTGGTGTTCATACCGGCATGGGTGATTGTCAGTGCTGCCCGCCGGAGCAGTTCTAATTGGGGCGCATAGCTGACCACCAGTGGAGCACCCGGTAGGGTTGGCAAAGTTTCAGGAGGAATCGGACCACCGAGGGAAATCACCAATTGGGCATCAAGTCCCTCGCAGGCGGTGGCAATTTGTTGAAAAACGCCCTTAAAGCGGCCGAGTACTGTGCCCATGGAGGCGTAAATCAGCGGTTGTCCCGTCAGCTTCTCCCACGGGAAAGGTATCGGTTCCCGGCTTCCTGCGCCGTGATAGGGTCCCGTGAAATGGAACCAGGGGGGCAGTTGCTGCCGGGGGAATTCCAATTCAGCCGGTTGTTGGCTTATTTGCGCCAGCTGAGAGTAGGCATCATTGGAATGGGAATGAGGGGGTAAATTCCAAGTGCGGCGATATTCAGCCACGACTGCGGTAATGGGTTGGGTCACGCGGCTGAGCAGTCCATAGCCGAGGCGATTGCGTAGCTGGGCCCACCAGGCCGGATGATAACGCCAGGAGGTATTAAAAGGCGGAATGGTTGGCTCTCGATTGAGCACCAAGGCGCTACAGAGGGTGATGAAGGGAAGGTTTAAAAACTCGGCGACCGTGCCTCCTCCTCGCGAGGTTTGATCGATCAGCAGCGCGTCTATCCCCGCGGCTTTAATCACTGCCGGGGCTTCCCGCAGGAGCAAGGCAGCGTCTTGTTGAAAGACCTTGACCGCATAGCGAAGCGCCGCCCGCCCACTTAAGGTACTCGCTTGTGCAGTGAGCTCAGCCATGGCCCCCGCAGGTCTTTTCGCTTCGGCAATAGGCCGAAATTCCAAACCTGCGGCGAGCGTTGTGGGTTCGGCATCAAGTAAACCCACAAGCGTTACCCGATGGCCGCTCTTTTGCAGTGCTTGCCCCAGAGGCAGCAGTGTATTGAGATGCCCCGTCAAAGCGGGGCAAAGTAAACCAAAATGCATCATCGAGAAATCCTTTAAATAAGCCTACCGAAGGATCGGCAACGATGAGTACCTCCATAGCGCCTTGCGGCAGATTGCCCAACTTCAGACCCTTTTGCAAGATTATGTGTTAACCTTGATGTAACGCTCCGGTTACGAATCTCTATATGAGGGATTATGAGCTTACTGGCCGCTCACCTATTTCAGCGCAGCGATGGTTAGAAATCCCTGTTCCGCTACGCTACAAGTGTGCCGCAGCAACTTGCTTGAGATCTTCGGGCTAGCTCCTTCTCTTTCTTGGTTTTACCACTATTCTTCACCTCGCATGGCCTTTTATCACTTAACTCGGTGCCTTTTGATATAGTACCCCCCCCCTCTTTCTCAATAAAGCCGGCGGCGGAATAGCCAGGCAGCAAGCAATAAAGCGGTTGAGGCGATGAGAGCCATGGGCCAAACTCGTGCTAAGACGAATCCGAACGATGCGTCCTTGAGAAAAATGCCATGGGAAATTTCAAGAAAATAACGCATGGGATTGAGATAGGTCAGGATCTGAATCCATTCGGGCATATTGGCAATAGGAGAAGCAAAGCCTGAGAGAATCACGGTAGGGACGATAAAAAAGAAAGCCCCCAAGAGGGCTTGCTGCTGTGTTCTGGCGAGGGAGGAGATCATCAATCCGGTCCCGATACTAGAAAGCAGAAAGAAAAAGAGGCCCAGGTAGAGCAGCAGCAAATTTCCAATCAAAGGCACTTCGTAGCCATAGACCGCTATTAAAAGAATGACGATACTTTCCCCCAGGCCAATAATCAGCGCCGGTATGGTTTTGCCGATCACGATCTCCATGGGGCGCAGGGGGGTGACCAAGAGCTGCTGGAAGGTCCCAACCTCTTTTTCCCGGGCCACCGCAAAACCGGTAATGGAAAGGGTCGCGACCAGGGTAATAATGGCGAGAAAACCGGGGAGCATGGACCAAAAGCTCAAGAGGTTGGGATTAAACCAGGCCCGTTCCACCAGATGGGCCGGCAAAGGCTGGTTGGCCATTTCCCGATTAAAGTCAGCCACTATTTGACCGGTGTAATTCAGGAGAATCAAAGCCGTATTGGAATTGCGGCCATCCACAATCAATTGCACCGGAGCAGAGAGTCCTTGTTTTAAATTCTGGGAAAAATTCTCGCCGATGTGAAGGACTAGATCCACCTTCCCGGTCTTCACCAGCGGGGTAATTCCAGCATCATGGGTGAGCGTTGCCACTAGCCTAAAACCTTGTCCAGCGGTAAAGCGCGCCACCAGATCCCGCCCCAAAGTACCGCTGTCTTTATTCAAGACGGCAAGCCGGATAGAGGTCACATCCAAGGTGGTGGCATGGGGGAAGATCAGCAGCTGGAAAAAAGGTAAAGCTATGATTACCCCCCGGCTTCTTTTGTCCTTCAAGGTTGCCAAAAATTCTTTGATAATTAATGCGCTAATGCGGCCCCACATAGTCCCATTAATCCAGCCGTTTGCGGGTGAGTACCCGGCTCAGGATGAGCAAGACGCCCGCCATTAAAAAGAGTGCAATTCCATTGGGAATGATGACGTTCCAGATGTTCCCCACGAGAAACAGTGTTTTCAAAATCTCAATGAAATAACGGGCGGCGATGAGATAGGAAACCGCTTGAATCCAGGTGGGCGCGCTGGCCAAGTTGAAAATAAAGCCCGAGAGCAGGAAAGCCGGGAGAAAAGTCACCATGATGGCAATTTGACCCGCCACGAACTGGTCCTTGGCTAGGGTCGAAATAAGCAATCCCATCCCCAAAGTTGCCAACATAAACAGAGCCGCGGTGAGAAAAAGGACCCACAGGGAGCCGCGGAAGGGAACCTCGAATAATCCTACCCCCAGGGTAAAGGACAGGACCATGCCGCCCATCCCAAGGATGAAGGTGGGAATCAATTTACCCAGGAGCAACTCGTTAGGGGTCACAGGGGTCACCATAAGGGATTCGATAGTACCCCGGTCATATTCCCGGGCCACCAACAAGGACGTAAGCAAAGCCCCGGTGAGAGTCATAATGATGGCCATCAACCCCGGAACCAGAAAATTTTGGCTGCGGACTTCTGGATTAAACCAGATCCGGAACTCCTGGTGGACGGGTTGTTGGAAAGTGAGTCCTTGATGGCGGGCTTCCAAGACGAGCCAGTCCTGCCAGACCCGGCGCACATAGCCGAGGATCTGGCGCCCGGTATTGGCATCGGCGCCATCCACGATGACCTGGATCGGCGCTCCCGCCTGCTGGTGGATTTGCTTGGCAAAGTTTTCTCGGAGCACCACCATGCCTCGCACTTCTCCTGCCAGCAGGGCCTTCTCGGCAGCTTGGCGCTGAGGCAGGAAAAGCGGCCTGAAGTATTCCGAGCTTATGAAGAAAGCGGTAAAGCGGGCGGTGGTGTCGGTGGGCTGCTCTACTACCAGCGCAATTTGGACATGCTTGGCATCTAGGGAGACTCCATAACCGAAAAGCAGCAATAAAATCGCGGGCAGGACAAAGGCAATGCCGGTGCTGCTCGGGTCGCGCAGGATTTGCCGGGTTTCCTTGATGACCAGCCCCCGCAACCGCTGTAACCGGAGATAGGGAGGTGGATGAGAAGGCGTGATGGGGGATTGAGGCATGGGGCTAGCCTGGCTGCCGGGCTTCAATTAAGTGGATAAAAGCTTCCTCGATACTGGGTTCAGGGCACTCCGGGGTTGCCTGCTCCCCCTTGAGCGCATCAGGGGAGCCCAGGGCGATTAATTGCCCTTGGTAAATAATCGCGAGCCGGTTGCAGTATTCGGCTTCCTCCATGAAGTGGGTGGTCACCAGGACTGTGACTCCCTGCTCGGCCATTTCATTGATCCGAAGCCAGAACTCCCGCCGGGTAAGGGGGTCCACCCCGGAAGTGGGTTCATCCAAAAACAGGATCTCCGGTTCATGCATGATAGCGCAGGCCAGGGAAAGCCGCTGCTTATAGCCCAAGGGCAGGGAACCGCTGATCTGATCCGCCAAGGGGGCGAGGTCAAGGGCTTTGGAGAAGGTTTTTATCTGTTCCTGGCGCCGGCGGCCCCTGAGTCCGTAAACCCCGGCAAAAAAGCGCAGATTTTGCTGGACCGACAAGGCGGCATAAAGGGAGAAATGCTGGGCCATGTAGCCGATACGGCCTCGCGCCTTGGCGGCGGCCCGGCGCAAGTCCACACCGGCTACCAAAGCTTCGCCTTCGGTGGGAGGCAAAAGACCCGCGAGCATTTTAAAAATGGTGGATTTACCCGCCCCGTTAGGTCCAAGAAGACCGAATATTTCGCCGCGCCGCACCGAGAAACTGACCTTATTAACGGCTATAAAAGCACCGAAGCGGCGGGTAAGATCCTTGACCTGAATAGGGGCTTGTTCTGTTTTTTGTGGGCTATGATTGGTGGCCATCTGGATTTTGCCGACCATGGGTCCAGTGTTTCTTTGGGGTTGGAGTGCGGCTATATAAGCATCCTCCAGGCACGGCGGGATGGCCTTGATTTCCGTTGCCTCGATAAGATCCTCAAGGCGGGGTTTTCCCGCACCCCTGGCGGTTACTAGGCGCAAGGTTTGACCACTCAGTGCCGCATCCATGATACCCTCTTGTGCCAGCGCCTGGCGCTGAAGAGCGCGTAGCTTCCCCTGGGGGGCAGACAGGCGAAAGCTCCGGCCCTCCAGGGGCGCGATGAAGTCCTGGGGCGTTCCATCATAGATCTTCCGGCCTTGGTCAAGCACAATCATCCTATCGCTGCGTTCCGCTTCATCCAAATAAGCAGTGCTCCATAGAACAGCCATGCCCTCACTGATCAGGGTCCGGACAATATTCCAGAGTTCGCGGCGGGAGAGGGGGTCTACGCCCACGCTTGGTTCATCGAGTAACAGGAGGCGAGGTGGGCGGATTAAGGTGCTGGCGAGCCCTAGCTTTTGTTTCATTCCTCCTGAAAGTTTGCCAGCGGGCCGGGTTTGGAAAGGTGTTAGCCCGGTAAAGCGGAGCAGTTCCTTAAACCGTTGCTGCCGTTCCGAGCCCCCCAGGCCCTGGAGATCAGCATAGAGGTTAAGGTTCTCCCGCACTGTGAGTTCTTCATAGAGTCCAAAGCTTTGGGGCATATAGCCAATCTGCTGGTGAATTTTGACCGTTTGGTTAGCGGTATTCTGGCCCAGCACCTGAATGATCCCTTTGGAAGGTAGCAGCAGTCCGGCAATTAATCGCATCAGGGTGGTTTTGCCCGCCCCGTCGGGTCCCACCAGGCTGGTGATCCCAGCGCTGGGAAAAGTGGCGCTTAACTCAGCGATAGCGGTCAAGGACCCCGTGGCCGTGGCGAAGGTCTTGCTTACCTCCTTGATTGTGACCACGGCGTGGGCGCAAGCCATTTAGGAATGGCTCTTTGGATGCTTTTTTAAATGGATGATGAGGGTAACTGGCATTCCTTGACGCAATCTCTCGTCGGGATTAGCAATAATAACCCGAAAACGATAGACGAGACTGGTTCGCACTGCGGGTGTTTGAACGGTTTTTGGCGTAAATTCGGCAGTAGGTGAAATAAAACCGATTTGGCCCTGAAAGGGGTGTTCAGGGTAGCTGTCCGTGAAGATTTCCACTGGCATACCGGGGTAAATCCGCCCCAAGTTAGGTTCTGAAACATAAGCCCGTACCCATACCGGATTTTTGAGGGCAAGGGAATAGACGGGCTCGCCCAGAGTCACGATGGCCCCTGGCTCCTGAATCCGTACCCGGATAGTCCCCGTTGCCGGAGCCTGAATTTCAGTGTCTTTCAGATCTTCCTGGGCCAGGGCCAGCGCTGCCGCAAGGGCCCGTGCTTCCGCCTGGGCGGCTTGAATGTCTTCTTGACGCGGCCCTTTAACTGCAAGTTGCCATACTTGATGGGCGGCTTCCAGGTTAGCGGCGGCCCGGTCCCGTACTTCCCGGGCATCATCGGCGGTCTCCTCGGAAACTGCCTCGGTGTGGACCAGGGTTAAGCGGCGCTTATAGATTTTCCGGGCATTGCTAAAGGCTATCTCGGCAGCCTCTTTTTCCGCCCGAGCCTTTTTGATTTCTTCAGGCCGGCTTCCTGTTTCCAGTTCCTTGACTACTGCCTGCTGCTTTTCCAGTTGGGCCTTAGCCGCCGCCACCCGGTCGATGAAGCGATCCTGCTCCAGGACGGCAAGGCGCTGTCCGGGGACGGTTTTGTCTCCTTCTTCCACCAGCATGCGTTCAATTCGGCCAGGGACGTTAAAACTCAGGTTGACTTCCCGGATATCGATATTGCCGTAGAGCGTCAATTGAGCCGGGGGATGTTGTTCCTGCTGCCAGAGGTAATAGCTACCCACGCCGAGGACGCTTAGCACGGCGGCTGTAACAGCGAGCCTGCGCGCTGTTGACTTAGTCATTTCGGATTCGCGGCGCCCGTTTTAGGAGCGGGCGTGCCGGTACTCAAAAATCGGCCTTCAGGCTGTTAAGCTTCTAGCAAAGGAAACTAGAAGGTAGATAGATTGCTAGGGAACTCGCTTAGTGATGACAACGCTCTAATACTAGGCAGGCGTTAGTGCCGCCGAAGCCAAAGCTATTGGACATGACGGCTCCAAGTTCTATTCCATCCATCCGCTTTTTTACGATGGGAAAGCCTTCGGCGCCCGGATCGATCTCGTCGATATTGGCCGAGGCGGCGATAAAGCCCTCTTCCATCATCAGCAGTGAATAAATAATCTCATTGACTCCCGCAGCGCCCAGGGCGTGGCCCGTAAGGGATTTGGTAGCGCTGATGGGGGGAATACCCTCTTTCCGCTCGGCAAAGACTTCTTGGATGGCCTCTAATTCCTTAATGTCGCCCGTGGGGGTGCTAGTACCATGGGCATTAATATAGTCCACGGGTGTCTCTACGGTGGCAAGGGCCTGTTGCATGCAGCGGACAGCGCCTTCACCCGAAGGAGCGACCATGTCGTAACCATCGGAGGTGGCGCCGTAGCCGGTCACTTCCGCGTAAATTTTTGCCCCTCGGGCTTCGGCGTGTTCCAGGGCCTCCAGCACCACCACGCCGCCACCGCCCGCAATGACAAAACCATCTCGATTCTTGTCGTAGGGGCGGGAGGCCCTGTGGGGGGTCTCGTTGAAGTTAGAAGACAAAGCCCCCATGGCATCGAATAAATGGGTCAGGGTCCAGTGGAGTTCTTCCCCTCCGCCGGCAAAAATAATATCCTGCTTGCCAAGCTGAATTTGTTCCATCCCGTTGCCAATGCAGTGGGCGCTGGTCGAGCAGGCGGAGCTGATGGAATAATTGATGCCTTTGATTTTGAAGGGCGTTGCCAGACAGGCGGAGTTCGTGCTGCACATGGTTCGAGGAACCATGTAAGGCCCTACCCGGCGGATGCCTTTTTCCCGCAGGGTGTCCGCCGCGTCTACCAGATTCTTGGTGGAGGGACCGCCGGAGCCCATAATCAGCCCGCTGCGAGGCTGGGAAACCAGATTTGGAGTCAGCCCCGAATCAGCGATTGCCTGCTCCATGGCCAGGTAATTATAGGCTGCCCCATCCCCCATGAAACGGCGGATTTTACGGTCGATAAGCGCTTCAATATCAATGTCCACCGAGCCATGAATTTGGCTGCGCAAACCCAGATCCGCATATTCTTGATGGAATTCAATTCCTGAGCGGCCGCTTTTCAAAGCCGCCAGGACTTCCTCTTTGTTATTGCCAATGCTGGAGATGATTCCCAATCCAGTAATAACGACGCGTCTAAGTTCTTTTCCCATTTGGCTCCTAAATTTTTTTGTACCCTTTGATTTAAAGTATTTTAATTTTATTGTAGATGCTTTCAAAGCGTATTATTTAAAGAAGCAAAAAATAGTTTATATACAGTATATAACTTAATTCTTTTTGCATCATACCTAGATGCACTGGAGCAGTCAGTTAAGGTGGTAGCGGAATGAATACAAATCCATTAAGAATAGCAGGCTACGTGAAGATTGAATAGGCGTTTGATGGGGTTACTTCCCTTAGTTAGAATCTCCCCAAAGTTCTTGGAGACGCTGATCCCGGCCGCAACCAAAACGATACAGTTTATAGCGGATCGGATTTTTCTGGTAATAATTCTGATGATAGGCTTCCGCAGGGTAAAACGGGGTGGCGGACTTGATTTCTGTCACGATAGGTTGATTGAAGCGCCCGGATTGGGCTAATTGGGCTTTCGATTCTTCCGCCAGCCGTTGCTGGGTTTCGTTGTGATAGAAAATGGCGGAGCGGTATTGGCTGCCGTGATCGCAAAATTGCCGGTTTGCTGCGAGAGGGTCAATATTACGCCAGAAAATAGCGAGTAATTCAGCATAGCTGATCTGGTTGGGATCATAGCTGATTTGGACGGCTTCCGCATGCCCCGTTTTCCCCCCAGAGACGGTTTCATAAGTAGGGTTTTTCATGTGGCCGCCAATGTAGCCGGAAGTGGTGGAAATAACGCCCTCGAGCTTGTCAAAAGGCGGCTCCATACACCAAAAGCACCCTCCCGCGAAGGTTGCCTTGGCAGAGGTCTTTTCTGCTGCTAGGGCCAGAGCGGGGTCCAGGCCGATAATAACCACTAGGCATAGCATCATCAAGCTATGGGTAAGAAAGTGTTTTCGTAGGGTCTTTGTTTTTTCGATCATACTTTATTGGGACTCTACGAAAGAAATAAGGTTGCAATACTAATTTAATTCGATTTCCTTAACCTTGCCCTCTTTAAACGAGAAGCGATGGCCCTTGACCTCTATTTCCACGGGCGCCGCGCCACAGGTCAGGGATTCTATCTTTAATTTCTCCCGCGAAATGGCTAACTCTAGCCAGTGTCCCCGATAGTGTAGATGCATGTGAAGTTGCCTTAGCTCTCCCGGGAAGCGGGGATTAAAGCGCAGTACCTGGCCTCTCGCCTCTAATCCCGGGTAACATCGCTGCACCAAATCGATGCAGCCCGCCATAGCGCCAAGGTGGATACCTTCAGGCGTGGTTCCTCCCTGAATGTCCGCCACGTCCGTTTTCAGCGATTCCTGGAAGAACTGCCAGGAATGCTCCCGATCTTGGCGGGTAGCGGCCCAGGCGTGGATGATCCAGCTTAAGGAGGAACCATTGGAGGTCCGCTGGAGATAATAATCAATATTCTTGGAGATATGTTCTGGCTTAAAAATATAGCCGAGTTGTCCGAATAACTCACTTAACTCCGCCGCGGAGAAAAGGTAAAACAGCCATGAGTACATCCGCTTGCTTGGAAGCTTTATAACGGTTGACCGTATCGCCTTCCGCCTCCAACAGGCGATCCAGGCGTTGAATATTGCCATATTTCTCGCGGTAGCCTGCCCAATCGAATTCCGCTAACTTCCCGTAACCTTCGAATTGACTGATGATTCCATCGTCATGAAAGTCTATTCGCATTTTACGGCTAAGGTCTCTCCAACGGGCCTTCTCCGATTCTTCGATAGTCAGTTTCTCACAAAGCTGCTGGCACGCTTGCGCAGGGAGCAGTTGAAATAATTCCAGCGCTTTATTAAGTACGAATACCGCCATGAGGTTGGTGTAGGCATTGTTATTGAGGCCAGGGTTTTCCCTGTCTGGGTAAGCATCGTGAAATTCGTCGGGACCCATAACTCCGAGAATTTCATACCGATCTAAGGCTTCATGGTAAGTCGCGATGCTGGCCCAGAAACGGGCGATTTCCAGAATCATTTCCGCCCCATAGCAGGCGAGAAAATCCAGGTTGCCCGTAACTTGAAAATACTGCCAGATATTGTAAACGATGGCGGCATTGATATGCCGCTGCAGGTAAGAATGATCGGGTAGCCAGCGCCCCGATTGGGGATTGAGATGAAGGCGTTGAGACTCTTCCCGGCCATTGCTGCCGCTCTGCCAGGGATACATGGCCCCTTTATAGCCCAGCGCCTGGGCCGCCCTGCGGGCTTCGTGCAAGCGGCGGTAGCGGTACATGAGCAAGGTTTGAGTAATCTGGGGGACGCGATAATTGAGAAAGGGGAAAATAATCAGCTCGTCCCAAAAAATATGGCCCCGATAGGCTTCCCCATGCCAGCCGCGGGAAGGCGTGCCCACATCGATATCCAGGGAGTGCATGGAGGCGCTTTGCAGGAGATGGAAACTGTAGAGTCGGAGGACTCGTTGGATGGGGTGCTCGCCATTGTCGCCGGTAATTTCCAAGCGCATATCGAATTGCCGCCACAAATGCTTCCATGCTAAACGATGTGCCTTAAGCAGATTTTCAAAACAAGGAGATTCTTGGGCGGCTTTGATGGCTTCTAGGCCCGGCTCAGAAATAGCAAAATCCCGGGAAGTATAAAGCGCGACCATTTTTTCCACGGTAAGGGGCATGTCTTGCCACTAGTCCTAAACCCCGTTCTTCCAGGGCCTGAAAAGCATCTTCGTCGGTAAGGTCATCGCCTATATAAAGGGGCAGGATATCTGGATAATTGAGTTTGAGTTTATCTAATAGCCATAATAGCGCCTGGCCTTTATCCCAAGCCACGTCCGGTTGAAGTTCATAAACTTTCTTGCCATATT containing:
- the msrA gene encoding peptide-methionine (S)-S-oxide reductase MsrA, with the translated sequence MIEKTKTLRKHFLTHSLMMLCLVVIIGLDPALALAAEKTSAKATFAGGCFWCMEPPFDKLEGVISTTSGYIGGHMKNPTYETVSGGKTGHAEAVQISYDPNQISYAELLAIFWRNIDPLAANRQFCDHGSQYRSAIFYHNETQQRLAEESKAQLAQSGRFNQPIVTEIKSATPFYPAEAYHQNYYQKNPIRYKLYRFGCGRDQRLQELWGDSN
- a CDS encoding ABC transporter permease; its protein translation is MPQSPITPSHPPPYLRLQRLRGLVIKETRQILRDPSSTGIAFVLPAILLLLFGYGVSLDAKHVQIALVVEQPTDTTARFTAFFISSEYFRPLFLPQRQAAEKALLAGEVRGMVVLRENFAKQIHQQAGAPIQVIVDGADANTGRQILGYVRRVWQDWLVLEARHQGLTFQQPVHQEFRIWFNPEVRSQNFLVPGLMAIIMTLTGALLTSLLVAREYDRGTIESLMVTPVTPNELLLGKLIPTFILGMGGMVLSFTLGVGLFEVPFRGSLWVLFLTAALFMLATLGMGLLISTLAKDQFVAGQIAIMVTFLPAFLLSGFIFNLASAPTWIQAVSYLIAARYFIEILKTLFLVGNIWNVIIPNGIALFLMAGVLLILSRVLTRKRLD
- a CDS encoding efflux RND transporter periplasmic adaptor subunit codes for the protein MTKSTARRLAVTAAVLSVLGVGSYYLWQQEQHPPAQLTLYGNIDIREVNLSFNVPGRIERMLVEEGDKTVPGQRLAVLEQDRFIDRVAAAKAQLEKQQAVVKELETGSRPEEIKKARAEKEAAEIAFSNARKIYKRRLTLVHTEAVSEETADDAREVRDRAAANLEAAHQVWQLAVKGPRQEDIQAAQAEARALAAALALAQEDLKDTEIQAPATGTIRVRIQEPGAIVTLGEPVYSLALKNPVWVRAYVSEPNLGRIYPGMPVEIFTDSYPEHPFQGQIGFISPTAEFTPKTVQTPAVRTSLVYRFRVIIANPDERLRQGMPVTLIIHLKKHPKSHS
- a CDS encoding glycoside hydrolase family 65 protein, encoding MPLTVEKMVALYTSRDFAISEPGLEAIKAAQESPCFENLLKAHRLAWKHLWRQFDMRLEITGDNGEHPIQRVLRLYSFHLLQSASMHSLDIDVGTPSRGWHGEAYRGHIFWDELIIFPFLNYRVPQITQTLLMYRYRRLHEARRAAQALGYKGAMYPWQSGSNGREESQRLHLNPQSGRWLPDHSYLQRHINAAIVYNIWQYFQVTGNLDFLACYGAEMILEIARFWASIATYHEALDRYEILGVMGPDEFHDAYPDRENPGLNNNAYTNLMAVFVLNKALELFQLLPAQACQQLCEKLTIEESEKARWRDLSRKMRIDFHDDGIISQFEGYGKLAEFDWAGYREKYGNIQRLDRLLEAEGDTVNRYKASKQADVLMAVLPFLRGGVK
- a CDS encoding ATP-binding cassette domain-containing protein, with product MACAHAVVTIKEVSKTFATATGSLTAIAELSATFPSAGITSLVGPDGAGKTTLMRLIAGLLLPSKGIIQVLGQNTANQTVKIHQQIGYMPQSFGLYEELTVRENLNLYADLQGLGGSERQQRFKELLRFTGLTPFQTRPAGKLSGGMKQKLGLASTLIRPPRLLLLDEPSVGVDPLSRRELWNIVRTLISEGMAVLWSTAYLDEAERSDRMIVLDQGRKIYDGTPQDFIAPLEGRSFRLSAPQGKLRALQRQALAQEGIMDAALSGQTLRLVTARGAGKPRLEDLIEATEIKAIPPCLEDAYIAALQPQRNTGPMVGKIQMATNHSPQKTEQAPIQVKDLTRRFGAFIAVNKVSFSVRRGEIFGLLGPNGAGKSTIFKMLAGLLPPTEGEALVAGVDLRRAAAKARGRIGYMAQHFSLYAALSVQQNLRFFAGVYGLRGRRRQEQIKTFSKALDLAPLADQISGSLPLGYKQRLSLACAIMHEPEILFLDEPTSGVDPLTRREFWLRINEMAEQGVTVLVTTHFMEEAEYCNRLAIIYQGQLIALGSPDALKGEQATPECPEPSIEEAFIHLIEARQPG
- a CDS encoding glycosyltransferase codes for the protein MMHFGLLCPALTGHLNTLLPLGQALQKSGHRVTLVGLLDAEPTTLAAGLEFRPIAEAKRPAGAMAELTAQASTLSGRAALRYAVKVFQQDAALLLREAPAVIKAAGIDALLIDQTSRGGGTVAEFLNLPFITLCSALVLNREPTIPPFNTSWRYHPAWWAQLRNRLGYGLLSRVTQPITAVVAEYRRTWNLPPHSHSNDAYSQLAQISQQPAELEFPRQQLPPWFHFTGPYHGAGSREPIPFPWEKLTGQPLIYASMGTVLGRFKGVFQQIATACEGLDAQLVISLGGPIPPETLPTLPGAPLVVSYAPQLELLRRAALTITHAGMNTTLESLSNGVPLVAIPIANDQPGVAARVAWTGAGVVVPLKRLRVPRLRQAIAQVLTHNSYRKHARRLQTAIQRAGGVDQAVEIIMQAVSTGKPVLKETGPQAQAKLSRG
- a CDS encoding glycosyl hydrolase family 65 protein, with translation MYSWLFYLFSAAELSELFGQLGYIFKPEHISKNIDYYLQRTSNGSSLSWIIHAWAATRQDREHSWQFFQESLKTDVADIQGGTTPEGIHLGAMAGCIDLVQRCYPGLEARGQVLRFNPRFPGELRQLHMHLHYRGHWLELAISREKLKIESLTCGAAPVEIEVKGHRFSFKEGKVKEIELN
- the fabB gene encoding beta-ketoacyl-ACP synthase I, translating into MGKELRRVVITGLGIISSIGNNKEEVLAALKSGRSGIEFHQEYADLGLRSQIHGSVDIDIEALIDRKIRRFMGDGAAYNYLAMEQAIADSGLTPNLVSQPRSGLIMGSGGPSTKNLVDAADTLREKGIRRVGPYMVPRTMCSTNSACLATPFKIKGINYSISSACSTSAHCIGNGMEQIQLGKQDIIFAGGGEELHWTLTHLFDAMGALSSNFNETPHRASRPYDKNRDGFVIAGGGGVVVLEALEHAEARGAKIYAEVTGYGATSDGYDMVAPSGEGAVRCMQQALATVETPVDYINAHGTSTPTGDIKELEAIQEVFAERKEGIPPISATKSLTGHALGAAGVNEIIYSLLMMEEGFIAASANIDEIDPGAEGFPIVKKRMDGIELGAVMSNSFGFGGTNACLVLERCHH
- a CDS encoding ABC transporter permease, which produces MWGRISALIIKEFLATLKDKRSRGVIIALPFFQLLIFPHATTLDVTSIRLAVLNKDSGTLGRDLVARFTAGQGFRLVATLTHDAGITPLVKTGKVDLVLHIGENFSQNLKQGLSAPVQLIVDGRNSNTALILLNYTGQIVADFNREMANQPLPAHLVERAWFNPNLLSFWSMLPGFLAIITLVATLSITGFAVAREKEVGTFQQLLVTPLRPMEIVIGKTIPALIIGLGESIVILLIAVYGYEVPLIGNLLLLYLGLFFFLLSSIGTGLMISSLARTQQQALLGAFFFIVPTVILSGFASPIANMPEWIQILTYLNPMRYFLEISHGIFLKDASFGFVLARVWPMALIASTALLLAAWLFRRRLY